The following nucleotide sequence is from Mytilus galloprovincialis chromosome 12, xbMytGall1.hap1.1, whole genome shotgun sequence.
TGTATGACGCTTATCCTTCTAGTAAAGAATTTAGATAGTTGAACTTTTGAACGTCGGTTAGTGTGCTGTTGTTGTGAATTGCGGAATTGAAAAAATCCCAAAAGGATTGCATTTAAGTACGTTTCCATCAAATGTAGGTAAATTCAATTTCGGTAGTTTGTGAAAGTTGCTGCTATTGACGCTTGAAAATGCGTCCGGTATTTTATGAGTCATCTCTTAAGCCATATGCGGCGCCAAGATTTTGAATGGGTTGCAGTGTCTCATTGTGCAGCCAAAAACCTCTAGCGGCTGCATTTAAATTAGATGTTTGAATGTGAAAAAATTTACGAATTTGGGTATCTTCGTCTCTTATTACATTAAAAGAAGTTTCAAATATTCAGAAAAGAACATATTTGTCGAACAAGTCAAAGAAACAATTAATATACTACCAGCAAGATATAATCTTAAAAAATACGGATTCTTATGCACTGACAATATTTGCCAATTATTAATATAACATTTGTAGCCTTTCTATGAGGTCGATACAGGATATATCACTTAAAGAAGAATTTCGACTTCGGACTTCGTCCCcagtcgatatacttctttgagGTCGAATTATCCTTGCAGCTAGTATCATGCTTTATCTTAAAATATAGTTTGTCAGTGTTGTGTAGTTTTGTAATTTTGACAACATTGCGAATGAGAATggtttattttgtacatttcgGAGTTTTTGGGTTTattttcgctgaactagtatacattattgttgtttGTAAGCAAGCTAATGCCTAGCTCTGAATGCATACTTTCTCGATACATTGAAGTCCCATTGTTGGCATAAAGCTGTTTTATGCAATTAGGTCGGAGTTTGTCTCTTAGAGACATTACGGTTTTCATTCTCTATCACACGGTCAGTCTGCATATCGttcaaattgagaaaaaaaaatgaaaaaatgaaaaaaacaatatgatgTCAAGACCAAATGGCCTGtatcaaaacacaaaacaaagtcgctaaacacaaacaaaaatcaCATTGAACCAAAATAGTCCGAAGCTGAATTGTAAAAAGCAATCCTAATACCAACTGATCGTTGAAATAGCAATCCACCAAGCTCTACAATATGATCATACCAAACTCTACAATATGATCATACCGAACTCTACAATATGATCATACCAAACTCTACAATATGATCATACCGAACTCTACAATATGATCATACCGAACTCTACAATATGATCATACCGAACTCTACAATATGATCATACCAAACTCTACAATATGATCATACCAAACTCTACAATATGATCATACCAAACTCTACAATATGATCATACCGAACTCTACAATATGATCATACCAAACTCTACAATATGATCATACCGAACTCTACAATATGATCATACCGAACTCTACAATATGATCATACCGAACTCTACAATATGATCATACCGAACTCTACAATACGATCATACCGAACTCTACAATATGATCATACCGAACTCTACAATATGATCATACCGAACTCTACAATATGATCATACCGAACTCTACAATATGATCATACCGAACTCTACAATATGATCATACCAAACTCTACAATATGATCATACCAAACTCTACAATATGATCATACCAAACTCTACAATATGATCATACCGAACTCTACAATATGATCATACCAAACTCTACAATATGATCATACCAAACTCTACAATATGATCATACCAAACTCTACAATATGATCATACCAAACTCTACAATATGATCATACCAAACTCTACAATATGATCATACCAATCTCTACAATATGATCATACCAAACTCTACAATATGATCATACCAAACTCTACAATATGATCACAGCAAACTCTACAATATGATCATACCAAACTCTACAATATGATCATACCGAACTCTACAATATGATCATACCAAACTCTACAATATGATCATATCAAACTCTACAATATGATCATACCAAACTCTACAATATGATCATACCAAACTCTACAATATGATCATACCAAACTCTACAATATGATCATACCAAACTCTACAATATGATCATACCAAACTCTACAATATGATCATACCAAACTcttttattgaatttgttttagatAATTTTATTTCATGGTGCAAATTATGATAACAtgaataaatataagaggaattagaatgatttccaatgagacaacttccaCCACAAACCAAACAACAATGACAATATCAAATAAAGGTCacattacggccttcaacaaaaagTAAATCCCGTACTACATAGGCAGCTGTTCATGGCCCCGAAACCCTTCTCTTTTTAGTGAAAAACGATGAATATTAACGTCATTTATAATGAATCAAACTTTGATGAGATGattaaagttgttaatttttcttctcgacaatatcatgaatatctgTATTAATTTTGGCAATATAAACTATCGATACATTGTGTGTTTTCATATGGGCACTTATCGCGTCTTTTACCTTGTCTGGTGTGATTAGTTTAAATCAAACATGTGAATAAGCATTTCTCAAAAAgatattttcatgtataaatcTTACAGAAGTAGAAACGATATAGTTTCAAAAGTAAAAACTAATAAATGACAGATAAGATGTTACATCTTGAAAAAGATATGTGTTAAGGAAATTCATTTAACGATGATAAAACGTATGTGTTCTGGTTATTCTTGTTATTACATGctgtatcatacatgtataatccTTATCGCTTACGTCATAATGATAATATAAACAGAATACAActttatttaatcatttattggAAGAGAATCACAATTTATATTTTCCTGATCATCATGACAGATCTTGATATTGTACCACTCCAATCCATCTTTCCAAAAGGTCTGTTAAGGTTCGCATTATAACACCCACTATGATACCACCATGGTCCTTGATAATAAGAGGCACAATGTATGCCCCATGTGTCATTGTCCTGATCTTTAGCACTAAACTTATCTCCATTAGGATATTTCAACTTATCCACTGAAAGTAAATGAAACAATTgtgattaaaatacaaaaaccttaataacacaaaacacaaGGAGTGTGTAGTATGTAACTTTTGATCCAAAGTAATAATTTCGATGATATATAGAGACGACATGGACAGTGTGTAATGCAGTTAAAAACTATACGTCGACAAAGTACGTCTATGAAATGGCTGCCATTGTTCATTGTAAGACTGGGCATATTTGAAAATGTCAGAACAATGGTTGACCTTGAGCGTAGTCACGCATCTGTCGAAAAAAGTACCATCTATTTCTgttgttatttaacttttgtttatttgatttgtaACAAAAAGCTAAAcgttaagcaaaaaaaaaaaaacaaaccaaacgaCAAACAATCACgcaatttacggagtgtcatttttaatctgtcctcctcataactttgttggagcagtttctgcgttaggaTTTACAACAAATACAACAGATCAACATATATACAGTGATATTAGcaatacatttgaatatatatatttatttatagcaaTAAACATTgttgtatatttatttgttatattaatatgaatagaagagaaaaaaacatacggaagaaaatatatttagagTTAAATGTTTATGTATCACTGTGTGGCCCTTGAGAATTGtaaagaattttataaaaaagaaagagGTAATAATATCCGGTAAGATTTGcagtaaataataaattttgcTATCAGATACAATAATATTTTATGTTAGTATTGACAATAAGTACCtgtataaaaacaaatgacaaattgaattataaaaataaatctttaaaggCATTCCACATGGTATCAAAGTGCTTTTGTCTCTTATTTTTGActgccattttttttctaaattgtacaTTCTAGCTTTTCTTTAATGGCACTGATCAGTGAAAGATCTTTTGAAAAACATCTACTGTTATGTATATATTGTTTCATGTATAGAAATGTCATATTATATGGGTCACCGTTTCGAACTTTTGATATACCcccaaaaataaaattcaacttaTTCAATGGTAGGCTTACCCCACCAAATAAGAACCAATAGTCAATATCTTGTAAAAAAGTTGGATAATCTCACAATTCCACAGAATATGTTTAATTATTTCATCTTCtaatttacaaaaagtacataGAGGGTTATCGATAAGTTTGATTTTACATAACAATTTATTTGTGGCAAGAATTCTATGGTTGATTATGTATTGAGGTCACTGTAGTTTAGTATTGACAGTGACGGTCAAAGTAGTTTGAAAATGTGCTTCCAAATGAGATCTTCACTTAATATTTGACTCCACTGCAGTTGTCCTGTTGGAGTCACATTGTTACTAATGaatattttgtacataactttttctatttttaaaaaagacTTGTAAGCACAACATAacttatatgttgttttttttaataatttcctgtTGTTTTAATAGCTTAAATAACACTCAtgtattccaaaaaaaaattacattgatatgATAACATTGCTGTATGAAATAAAACATCCATTTTCATCTATCACATCATTAAGATATTGTAAACCATGATTAAACTAATGTTGATAAAAAGAACAGGTTGATTACCAATTCTGATCATTTTGTTAAATCAAATAGGACTTGATAAACAATATTTGTAGTCCCTATTTCTTTCTTTATCAGTAATCATTTCCAATGCTCTGAATACATCTTTCCAAAAactgtttttaatatataaactaaCTTGTTTGATATAGAATATTGTAAACTATGATTAAAccaatgttgataaaaaaaaccagGTTTATTACCAATTCTGatcattttattaaatcaaataggacttgataaacaataaatatagtcCCTATTTCTTTCTTTATCAGTAATCATTTCCAATGCTCTGAATATATCTTTCCAAAAactgtttttaatatataaactaaCTTGGTTGATATAGTGAATTGCACaattaaaaagtacatgtaatattgatattaatattgttgaaaagttgtcgcattggcaactATACCACTGATTGAACTTTTTATTCCTATATTTTTGATACATGATATACTTTAAATAGAGTTCATTTAACCTTTAAATTATGTAGCGGATTACTCTGATCGGGTTGCTGGTTGATGGAGGATATGGGAATTAATGTTATATAAAATATTGACGTTAATACTTATTTACCTGCGTTTCCTGAATAATTACCGACTGTTAACTTGTACTTTGAAGCAGCGTCTCCAATACTGAAAATTCTGTAAACAGCATATTTCTTGTTATTTCTTTTATCAACCATATCTATCCGGAGTTCGTTTTTTCCACTGGCTGTCAGGGTATGCACGTAATTGTTTCCTACATTTACAAAGAAAGACAATGTTCATTAATAGGAAAAATACACAGACGATACCAATAGGACATTCATAACTTTTGGTCAACGAAACATGACAaccaaagacaaaacaaaaacaaacgataaaatGACCAGGTCCAGTAAACACAGAAGATGTGGCGTTGGAAACTGTTTCTCTCATTATTTTATACGCTATTCAGAACACCGTAATCCTTCTTTATAAATGCTCGGCAAACAAATGTCTTCTGTTTTTTATAACGGTCACATTTGTACATGTCGTCACAATAACAATTTCAGAGGAAAGATAGAAACTAGGACGTCATAATTGATTTCGACAAATGACAAACTGAGATAAAACGATTGATTACATAAACAAAAAGAACAGTTATTATTTTCTGTAGAGAAACATGTGAGTGTTTTGTACACAATTAAAAAAGTTAACATGTTTATAAAACCTTGATAGATCAACAAAATGATCAATATATTGTACGTATAAATCATTCATATTGCATTATTTTCGGTATGatcttttaatgcattaaatagATTAAAGGAAATCACTAACGTAAGTAAAAAAAGCATAAAATTATGAAGCTGGTATCTTAATCTTGTCACTGATAATGAATATTTGATCTGATAGTCTAccataaaagttgtatttttttcaaataagaaatCATATAATATGCAATACTACATTTTTTCCCTGcgaaatatgtatttttttttacaatcacgTATTAGAAAAAGAACTATTGTAACAAGGCCAAACTATGaaaatttaaatgtacatttacatttatataatcctggtacttttgataactatatacataCCAAACCAGAATTCTCCATTTATGTTACCAAACCCAATTTCACATTCCAACCAGTTCTGATTAAAGTCAACTGATCCATCAAATCTTTTCTGAATAACCTAAATAGTATGAATAAATATGAACTgtgaaatattatataataatagGTATACATCAATCATTTTCACTTATTGTGTTAACACATGCatacatgtttgttttaattgttacGTTGAAACATATTTGCATAGATAAGGTAATCACTATTGGTATACTAAGCATTATAGTTCTTTAAAATGCGAACCGTAATAAGGATTTCATACTATGTCAGTGTTTACTACGTTTCTACTGTATGTCTTGAaggattagaaaaaaaaacactcctAGAAGGGGAATGTTTATAATGAAGGACGACAAGCTCAATGTGAAAGGAAGGATTATACTGCGGTTGAACTAGTAAAAACGTCGACTTACAATTTTTCACAAACTGTTCAATATGATTTGTAGCTTGATAtggaatttttaatttttttaaaagctcCAATAACAATCGCGGTAGTTATCAAAATATGCAATAAAATACATGCGGAagtgattttgaataaaattctaaaatatctaGAGAAATTGATTATTTGTGATTATAAACTAAAAAAGTAGTCGACATGCTGAGTTTCCTGGCacaaatttttttaaactgactttGTTAGCATATAAATCGTGTTAATTACAATACAAAACTAGAAACAAAGTTTGACGTACTGTCCATCCTCCGCCGTCTGTAGACATATCACAATAAGCCTGGACAGACTTTTCGCCGTTGGGATATATTGTGTACACACCACTTTCCAGCGCCTGATTGCTGTTCTTTTGTATATCTGTGCAGTCTCTATTCTTTCTCTCTTGATTTGATTCTGTATCTTAAAAAATAAACCACACGATGGCATCACGATTGgtaatttgttaaaacaaaatgtagtatttttgtaataaaaataaatatgaataaaaaacaaacgcttttaaaattgtaacacgatgatgactgctgtacccatattttaactattttatttattatgtctgtttagttaacgcatcattgtaaatatacggaatgagactgtcatcaaagtgagacggttagcgctataaaaccatgtttaatccaccattttctacatttgaaaatgcctgtaccaagtcaggaatatgacagttcttgtccagtcgatttgatgtgttttgttatttgattttgccatgtgattatggacttttcgaattgattttcctctaagttcagtatttttgtgattttactttttaatttcatatttcgTATTTCTGTCATCTCTTCGTTATCTGTAATATCTAGTATTGCTGTCATTATCTGCACATTCATAATACATTTGTTCAATcattcaaataaactcatcatatataccaggattggaattttatatttacgcaagATGGGcgtatcgtctacaaaagacttaggtagaaaattcttagtatttcaaaaattctaagttttgttgtcagttaatttataattatgaacatatcgatgacaactcaagtcaacacagaagtgctgactactgggttggtgatacccttggggaaataaatctccaacatcagtggcatcgacccagtggttgtaaatgaacttatcatagatacaaggattgaaattttatatttacgacagacacgcgtttcgtctaaaaaagactcatcagtcacgctcgatcaaaaatattaaaaaggccaaataaagtacgaagttgaagagcattgaggacccaaaaattcctaaaagttttgtcaaatacagcaaggtaatctattcctgaggaagaaagtcctgagtatttcaaaaattctaagttttgttatcagttaaatttataattatgaacatatcaatgaatACTCAAGTAAAAACAGAAGTGCttactactgggttggtgataccctcggggaaatagaTCTCCATCagcaaaagacttatcagtgacgctcgaattatgTTTCCCTTCATGCAAATTTAATACATGGCcctttttcaaattttctattcgagcgtcactgatgagtcttttgcaacgaaacgcacgtctggcgtaaatataaaatttcaatcctggtatatatgatgagtttattcatgaTCTTTTTTTTAATGTGCACACATATCCTGTTGAATGATTAATATACATTTTGCGTCGAGTCATGAGACAACAAATGTaatgcatgtttaggacgagaCTATAAGTTAAGCATCATTTAAGCCATAACAATTATTCTCTCCATTCAGACAATCGCTTTTGATAgctatattatt
It contains:
- the LOC143053453 gene encoding fibrinogen-like protein A, whose product is MEFMVVVILSFLLCICNGDVFGPSTQSAVEAVKKEKKSIQSDINVLKDNMHELLKRVIKNENEIFSLKSENQFLTNKIENERRQLSCDINVLHENTNEQQRALTDTNAEINHLNETIDHLRNDVDKLEELQRSEDNITDCIDKPDTESNQERKNRDCTDIQKNSNQALESGVYTIYPNGEKSVQAYCDMSTDGGGWTVIQKRFDGSVDFNQNWLECEIGFGNINGEFWFGNNYVHTLTASGKNELRIDMVDKRNNKKYAVYRIFSIGDAASKYKLTVGNYSGNAVDKLKYPNGDKFSAKDQDNDTWGIHCASYYQGPWWYHSGCYNANLNRPFGKMDWSGTISRSVMMIRKI